One Halalkalicoccus tibetensis genomic region harbors:
- a CDS encoding BCCT family transporter, whose translation MSDDELGAFGRFREEIDPIVFLVGAAITMSVIVTFFIDPTAVQNAIGYLNGVMNQYLNWVLLVIVFLIVLFLIFLILGPWGKIKFGDEPPEYSFVSFFTMLYSAGFAAGVVFWGPTEALFYYADPSPLFGVEAGSAEAITIAVQQTLFHWALPQLAVFTIMGIAIGYFAYNYEGVPLRVSSALTPILGKDNLDGPAAKVIDILAVFATIGGVATSLGFIGSQFISGLEFQWGIDLGNTGILLVVTTMTLLFTVSMVLGVDKGIRRLSNFNMILFVTLMLVTFIVGPSVFLVLLGTQAVGGMISDFVSMSLFTGAGVEGGTEWTNAWTVFYWAWALSWSPFAGLFIARISKGRTVREVAFTGIAATSAATIPWFTFIGGTAVWAQHTGVADFSAVIAGEIGPETSGFILFEAFPFGTVLMISFMILVTTFFITSADSSTLAVSMMTTGGKASPSTINRVFWGVVLGLTAAILMIIGGEGGAEALQQAVVITGAPFAFVCFLAMLGLAKQFSANHGRVILQDGAWIIGSGPDREQPAEAPATGDDD comes from the coding sequence GTGTCCGACGACGAGCTCGGCGCGTTCGGCCGGTTCCGCGAGGAGATCGACCCGATCGTCTTCCTGGTCGGCGCCGCGATAACGATGAGCGTCATCGTGACGTTCTTCATCGATCCCACCGCCGTACAGAACGCGATCGGCTACCTCAACGGGGTGATGAACCAGTACCTGAACTGGGTGCTGCTCGTGATCGTCTTCCTGATCGTCCTCTTCCTGATCTTCCTCATCCTCGGTCCGTGGGGCAAGATCAAGTTCGGCGACGAACCCCCCGAGTACAGCTTCGTCTCCTTCTTCACGATGCTCTACTCGGCGGGCTTCGCCGCGGGCGTGGTGTTCTGGGGGCCGACGGAGGCGCTGTTCTACTACGCCGACCCCTCGCCGCTGTTCGGCGTCGAGGCGGGGTCGGCCGAGGCGATCACCATCGCGGTCCAGCAGACGCTCTTCCACTGGGCGCTGCCCCAGCTTGCGGTCTTCACGATCATGGGGATCGCGATCGGCTACTTCGCCTACAACTACGAGGGCGTCCCCCTGCGGGTGTCCTCGGCGCTGACCCCGATCCTCGGCAAGGACAACCTCGACGGCCCCGCGGCGAAGGTGATCGACATCCTCGCGGTGTTCGCGACCATCGGCGGCGTCGCCACCTCGCTGGGCTTCATCGGCAGCCAATTCATCAGCGGGCTGGAGTTCCAGTGGGGGATCGACCTCGGCAACACCGGCATCCTGCTGGTGGTGACGACGATGACGCTGCTCTTCACCGTCTCGATGGTCCTCGGCGTCGACAAAGGGATCCGGCGGCTCTCCAACTTCAACATGATCCTCTTCGTCACGCTCATGCTCGTGACGTTCATCGTCGGACCGTCCGTGTTCCTCGTTCTCCTCGGAACCCAGGCCGTCGGGGGAATGATCAGCGACTTCGTCTCGATGAGCCTCTTCACCGGTGCCGGCGTCGAGGGCGGTACCGAGTGGACCAACGCCTGGACGGTCTTCTACTGGGCGTGGGCGCTCTCGTGGTCGCCCTTCGCGGGCCTGTTCATCGCGCGGATCTCGAAGGGGCGGACGGTCAGGGAGGTCGCCTTCACGGGCATCGCCGCGACCTCCGCGGCGACCATCCCCTGGTTCACCTTCATCGGCGGCACGGCCGTCTGGGCCCAGCACACCGGCGTCGCCGACTTCAGCGCGGTGATCGCCGGCGAGATCGGCCCGGAGACCTCCGGCTTCATCCTCTTCGAGGCGTTCCCCTTCGGGACGGTCCTGATGATCTCCTTTATGATCCTGGTGACGACGTTCTTCATCACGTCGGCGGACTCCTCGACGCTCGCCGTCTCGATGATGACCACCGGCGGGAAGGCGAGCCCCTCGACGATCAACCGGGTCTTCTGGGGCGTCGTTCTGGGGCTGACCGCCGCGATCCTCATGATCATCGGCGGCGAGGGCGGGGCCGAGGCGCTCCAGCAGGCGGTCGTCATCACCGGCGCACCGTTCGCGTTCGTCTGTTTCCTCGCGATGCTCGGGCTCGCGAAACAGTTCAGCGCGAACCACGGCCGCGTGATCCTCCAGGACGGCGCGTGGATCATCGGCTCCGGCCCCGACCGTGAGCAGCCCGCAGAGGCCCCGGCGACCGGCGATGACGATTGA
- a CDS encoding amidohydrolase, with protein sequence MARVMHDRLVEWRRAFHRYPEPAWREFYTTSLLVDELERVGVDELAVGREAMDGEERMAVPDDEELERWFERARAAGAREDVLAACEGGYTGCVAVLECGEGPSIGLRVDIDGLFIEEAADEGHLPAREGFRSEHEGVMHACGHDAHMTIGLGVLEAVKESDFEGTLTVFFQPAEEDGGGGRPMAEGPYMEGIEYLLCVHVGLDHPTGEVVAGIEKPLAMSHLHAEIHGRSAHAGKEPDEGANAIQAMATAVSNAYGIPRHAEGMTRVNVGRVEGGTTSNIIAEEVSVTAEVRGETTRLMESMKERFERTFEAAARMHGCEVDVDVHSESPRADSDPELAALVDGVASGTDGVDTPLRSAEFGASEDATFLMEAVQEAGGLASYLVVGTDHPDSHHTPHFDVDEESLGIAVDVLVGSIERIAAERP encoded by the coding sequence ATGGCACGGGTGATGCACGACCGGCTGGTCGAGTGGCGACGGGCGTTCCACCGGTATCCGGAGCCGGCCTGGCGGGAGTTCTACACGACGAGCCTGTTGGTCGACGAGCTCGAGCGGGTGGGAGTGGACGAGCTCGCGGTGGGTCGCGAGGCGATGGACGGCGAGGAACGGATGGCGGTTCCGGACGACGAGGAGCTGGAGCGATGGTTCGAGCGCGCGCGTGCCGCCGGCGCGCGAGAGGACGTCCTCGCGGCCTGTGAGGGTGGTTATACGGGCTGTGTGGCCGTCCTCGAGTGTGGCGAGGGCCCCTCGATCGGGCTGCGGGTCGACATCGACGGGCTGTTCATCGAGGAGGCCGCCGACGAGGGTCACCTCCCGGCGCGCGAGGGCTTTCGCTCGGAACACGAGGGGGTGATGCACGCCTGCGGACACGACGCCCACATGACGATCGGGCTCGGGGTGCTCGAGGCAGTGAAGGAGAGCGACTTCGAGGGCACCCTCACCGTCTTCTTCCAGCCCGCCGAGGAGGACGGCGGCGGCGGGCGGCCGATGGCCGAGGGCCCCTACATGGAGGGGATCGAGTACCTGCTCTGTGTCCACGTCGGGCTCGACCATCCCACCGGCGAGGTCGTCGCCGGGATCGAGAAGCCCCTCGCGATGAGCCACCTACACGCCGAGATCCACGGCCGGTCGGCCCACGCGGGCAAGGAGCCCGACGAGGGGGCGAACGCAATCCAGGCGATGGCGACGGCGGTGAGCAACGCCTACGGGATCCCCCGGCACGCCGAGGGCATGACCCGGGTGAACGTCGGCCGGGTCGAGGGCGGGACGACCAGCAACATCATCGCCGAGGAGGTCTCGGTCACCGCGGAGGTCCGCGGCGAGACCACCCGGCTGATGGAGTCGATGAAGGAACGCTTCGAGCGGACCTTCGAGGCGGCCGCGCGGATGCACGGCTGTGAGGTCGACGTCGACGTCCACAGCGAGTCGCCCCGCGCGGACAGCGACCCCGAGCTCGCGGCCCTCGTCGACGGCGTCGCGTCCGGGACCGACGGGGTCGACACTCCCCTCAGGAGCGCGGAGTTCGGCGCGAGCGAGGACGCCACCTTCCTCATGGAGGCGGTCCAGGAGGCCGGCGGGCTCGCCTCCTATCTCGTCGTCGGTACGGACCACCCCGACAGCCACCACACCCCCCACTTCGACGTCGACGAGGAGAGCCTCGGGATCGCCGTCGACGTGCTCGTCGGCTCGATCGAGCGGATCGCGGCCGAACGTCCCTAG
- a CDS encoding D-2-hydroxyacid dehydrogenase, translated as MTEDTPDVVVLREGTEGLSTEPYAAELRERLPDHDVRRAGTPSEERELIERARVATGVRIDEALLERAEELELFACAFAGTEHLPIEALRERGVAVTNAGGIHAPGLAEGVLGNMLVFARRLHEGWRRKGNREWRHFQSGELTDSTVTVVGLGSIGQALVKRLEGMEVDTIGVRYSPEKGGPTDEVIGFEEDPLHDALSRTDYLAIACPLTETTRGLIGEAEFATLPPEAVLINTARGPIVDTDALVGAIQTNSIRGAALDVTDPEPLPPEHVLWGFENVLITPHTGGHTPKHWERLAEIVAGNVGALEEGDELENLVASP; from the coding sequence ATGACCGAAGACACACCGGACGTAGTGGTGTTGCGCGAGGGCACCGAGGGGCTCTCGACCGAACCGTACGCCGCGGAGCTACGCGAGCGACTGCCCGACCACGACGTGCGCCGGGCGGGGACGCCGAGCGAGGAGCGCGAACTGATCGAGCGCGCCCGGGTCGCCACCGGGGTGCGGATCGACGAGGCCCTCCTCGAGCGCGCCGAGGAGCTCGAGCTGTTCGCGTGTGCCTTCGCGGGCACCGAACACCTCCCGATCGAGGCGCTGCGCGAACGGGGCGTGGCGGTGACCAACGCCGGCGGGATCCACGCGCCCGGGCTCGCGGAGGGCGTCCTGGGGAACATGCTCGTCTTCGCCCGCCGGCTCCACGAGGGCTGGCGGCGCAAGGGTAACAGGGAGTGGCGTCACTTCCAGTCCGGCGAGCTCACGGACAGTACGGTGACGGTCGTCGGCCTCGGATCGATCGGGCAGGCGCTCGTGAAGCGACTGGAGGGCATGGAGGTCGACACCATTGGAGTGCGCTACTCGCCCGAAAAGGGCGGGCCGACCGACGAGGTGATCGGCTTCGAGGAGGATCCCCTTCACGACGCGCTCTCGCGCACCGACTACCTCGCGATCGCCTGCCCGCTGACGGAGACGACGAGAGGGCTGATCGGCGAGGCGGAGTTCGCGACCCTGCCCCCCGAGGCGGTCCTGATCAACACCGCCCGCGGGCCGATCGTCGACACCGACGCGCTGGTCGGGGCGATCCAGACCAACTCCATCCGGGGCGCCGCGCTCGACGTGACCGACCCCGAGCCCCTCCCGCCGGAGCACGTCCTGTGGGGCTTCGAGAACGTGTTGATCACCCCGCATACGGGCGGGCACACCCCGAAACACTGGGAACGACTGGCGGAGATCGTCGCCGGAAACGTCGGGGCCCTCGAGGAGGGCGACGAGCTCGAAAACCTCGTGGCGTCGCCCTAA
- a CDS encoding M24 family metallopeptidase, with protein MQPFEQPEYERRLERTKDRMREEGIETLFVTDPANMNYLAGYDGWSFYVHQGLIVSLDHDQPVWVGRQMDANGARATVWIDHDNIRPYSDDHVQSPVGKHPMDFVARVIEEMGRGDTHVGVEMDAYYYTAKSHQRLQRELPEATFSDATLLVSWVRVVKSNREIELIEQATQLSEAAMQAGIDAMGEGVPESTVAAEIYHTLIAGTEAFGGDYPAIVPLMPSGEHTGTPHLTWSDEPFSDGDPVIVELAGCRHRYHSPLARTAVVGGVPDEMKRVSEVVVEGLNAALDRAEPGVTCEEVELAWRESIARHGIEKEDRIGYSMGLGYPPDWGEHTASLRPGDETVLKENMTFHMIPGIWTDELGVEISESFRVTANGAERFSSFPQKVFPV; from the coding sequence GTGCAGCCGTTCGAGCAACCGGAGTACGAGCGACGACTGGAGCGAACGAAAGACCGCATGCGCGAGGAGGGGATCGAGACCCTGTTCGTGACCGACCCTGCGAACATGAACTACCTCGCGGGCTACGACGGCTGGTCGTTTTACGTCCATCAGGGGCTGATCGTCTCGCTGGACCACGACCAGCCCGTCTGGGTCGGCCGGCAGATGGACGCGAACGGCGCGAGAGCCACCGTCTGGATCGACCACGACAACATCCGGCCCTACAGCGACGACCACGTCCAGTCGCCGGTCGGGAAACACCCGATGGACTTCGTCGCCCGGGTGATCGAAGAGATGGGCCGGGGCGACACCCACGTCGGCGTCGAGATGGACGCCTACTACTACACCGCGAAGTCCCACCAGCGTCTCCAGAGGGAGCTCCCGGAGGCGACGTTCTCGGACGCCACCCTCCTGGTAAGCTGGGTGCGCGTGGTGAAGTCCAACCGGGAGATCGAGCTGATCGAGCAGGCGACCCAGCTCTCGGAGGCCGCGATGCAGGCGGGGATCGACGCGATGGGCGAGGGCGTCCCCGAGTCCACGGTCGCGGCGGAGATCTACCACACCCTGATCGCGGGCACCGAGGCGTTCGGCGGCGACTACCCCGCGATCGTCCCGCTGATGCCCTCGGGCGAGCACACCGGGACGCCGCATCTGACGTGGTCGGACGAGCCCTTCTCCGATGGGGACCCCGTAATCGTCGAGCTCGCGGGCTGTCGCCACCGGTACCACTCGCCGCTCGCGCGGACCGCCGTGGTCGGCGGGGTGCCCGACGAGATGAAGCGGGTTTCTGAGGTCGTCGTCGAGGGGCTGAACGCGGCGCTCGATCGGGCGGAACCGGGCGTGACCTGCGAGGAGGTCGAGCTCGCCTGGCGCGAGTCGATCGCGAGACACGGCATCGAGAAGGAGGACCGCATCGGCTACTCGATGGGCCTCGGCTACCCGCCGGACTGGGGCGAGCACACCGCGAGCCTTCGACCGGGCGACGAGACAGTATTGAAGGAGAACATGACCTTCCACATGATTCCGGGGATCTGGACCGACGAGCTGGGCGTCGAGATCAGCGAGTCGTTCCGCGTGACCGCCAACGGAGCGGAACGGTTCTCGTCGTTCCCCCAGAAGGTCTTCCCGGTTTAG
- a CDS encoding aspartate aminotransferase family protein: MDRDNAEPSVRRLPGERTREWVEYHHQYSAPSEHAHEFAWDVSGEAEGPFCTDLDGNVFLDFTCHIGAAPLGYNNPKITDRMAEFDLVDPLKIAGQDFYAGSAGGPEDPEIPGAAQLMERLVEASSQYDMDTVFLSNSGAEAIENAMKISYANTPERKYGITFLGAFHGRTLGTLSMTRAGDVYTRAYPEIAGTRTVPFCEDRTCEESTCSCGFFAGGRSQLERMLDPERGYMDPAEVAFMVLEPVQGVGGYRFPSDAFMDEVQRVCETHDVHLIVDEIQSGVGRTGEMWAADHYSIEPDVICSAKALRSGATISRSDVFPEEKNRLGSTWGGGDLVAAAQGVLTLDAIDEHDLLENAVERGRQVQELLRDADPEGVEDVRGKGLMLAVEFDTKERRNAVVKAGLQRGLLTLGCGHSTIRLLPPLDVTEREIELGIELFREAIDAA, translated from the coding sequence ATGGATCGTGATAACGCGGAGCCGAGCGTTCGGCGGCTCCCCGGGGAGCGCACGCGCGAATGGGTCGAGTACCACCACCAGTACTCCGCGCCCAGCGAGCACGCCCACGAGTTCGCGTGGGACGTCTCGGGGGAGGCGGAGGGACCGTTCTGTACCGACCTCGACGGCAACGTCTTCCTCGATTTCACCTGCCACATCGGCGCCGCGCCGCTGGGATACAACAACCCGAAGATAACGGATCGAATGGCCGAGTTCGACCTCGTCGATCCCCTGAAGATCGCCGGCCAGGACTTCTACGCCGGGTCCGCGGGCGGCCCGGAGGATCCCGAGATCCCGGGGGCGGCCCAACTGATGGAGCGGCTCGTCGAGGCGTCCTCGCAGTACGACATGGACACGGTCTTCCTCTCGAACTCGGGGGCCGAGGCCATCGAGAACGCGATGAAGATCTCGTATGCGAACACCCCCGAACGGAAGTACGGCATCACCTTCCTCGGGGCCTTCCACGGCCGGACGCTCGGAACGCTCTCGATGACGCGCGCCGGCGACGTCTACACGCGCGCCTATCCCGAGATCGCCGGCACGCGGACCGTCCCGTTCTGCGAGGACCGCACCTGCGAGGAGTCGACTTGTTCGTGTGGCTTCTTCGCGGGCGGGCGCTCGCAGCTCGAGCGGATGCTCGACCCCGAACGGGGCTACATGGACCCCGCCGAGGTCGCCTTCATGGTCCTCGAGCCGGTCCAGGGCGTCGGCGGCTACCGGTTCCCGAGCGACGCGTTCATGGACGAAGTCCAGCGCGTCTGTGAGACCCACGACGTCCACCTGATCGTCGACGAGATCCAGTCGGGAGTCGGCCGCACCGGGGAGATGTGGGCCGCCGACCACTACTCGATCGAGCCCGACGTGATCTGCAGCGCGAAGGCGCTCCGATCGGGGGCGACGATCTCCCGCTCGGACGTCTTCCCCGAGGAGAAGAACCGCCTGGGCTCAACCTGGGGCGGGGGAGATCTCGTCGCGGCGGCCCAAGGGGTTCTCACCCTCGACGCGATCGACGAGCACGACCTGCTCGAGAACGCCGTCGAGCGCGGCCGGCAGGTGCAGGAGCTACTGCGCGACGCCGACCCCGAGGGCGTCGAGGACGTCAGGGGGAAGGGGTTGATGCTCGCCGTCGAGTTCGACACGAAGGAGCGCCGGAACGCCGTCGTGAAGGCGGGCCTCCAGCGCGGGCTGCTCACGCTGGGCTGTGGCCACAGCACGATCCGACTGCTGCCGCCGCTCGACGTCACCGAACGCGAGATCGAGCTCGGCATCGAGCTGTTCCGCGAGGCGATCGACGCGGCCTGA